A stretch of the Vigna radiata var. radiata cultivar VC1973A chromosome 9, Vradiata_ver6, whole genome shotgun sequence genome encodes the following:
- the LOC106773083 gene encoding seed linoleate 9S-lipoxygenase, which produces MSLIIVERKKLVKGRVVLIRKNVVQTMSTVQGIFATGKTIIDSSSQLDFTKSVSFKLISRTNSNNLLXSAGKVGKXTYXEXNISVXRTXGERXEEFDIYFEWDDXEMGIPGAFYVKSLMDQEFLLVSVTLEYPTQRNEHDHNHDQNYIHFDCNSWVYNHKFYKTDRIFFANIPYLPAKTPEQLKAYREEELKNLRGDGKGKREKWDRIYDYDVYNDLGFLESDGPQDHPVLGGLKYPYPRRLRTGRPLIERNGEEYEVPDEVNYVPRDEYFSQEKTVEFLSLGRTNLAARVEPLLLSLYLKITSNEFNGFEEVDKMYEGGVGLPLSITANGTPSVIDFPTPGVIKESKFAWNTDEEFAREMIAGVNPAVIRLLKKEELALPGNKSRSTVTKETLEINMNGVKVDEAFADRRLFILDYYDAFMAYLTKINELPSAKAYATRTFLFLKDDGTLKPLAIELSKPHDHPNVETRVVLPADKGVESTIWQLAKAHVTVNDTNYHQVISHWLHTHAVMEPFAIATHRNLSVLHPIYKLLHPHFRDTLNINSLARKSLINAGSIIEQSFLPGPYSMEMSSAVYKNWVFSEQALPKDLIKRGLAVEDITAPHGLRLAIDDYPYAVDGLEIWNATKKWVQEYVYLYYSEEGAVQGDTELQAWWKEAVEKGHADLKADLWPKMDTSNDLVEICTTIIWIASALHAAVNFGQYPYGGYIMNRPTQSRRWIPEAGTEEYDEMTKNPQEAFLKTITPKYQTVMALTVMELLSTHATDEVYLGQRNSLNWTGDENAKEIFEEFTGNLAKIEKEISDRNDNEELRNRTGPIKLPYTVLLPNSEPGMTFRGIPNSVSI; this is translated from the exons ATGAGTCTAATAATAGTGGAAAGGAAGAAGTTGGTGAAGGGGAGGGTGGTATTGATCCggaaaaatgttgttcaaaccATGAGCACTGTCCAGGGTATCTTTGCCACTGGCAAAACCATCATTGACTCATCATCCCAACTTGATTTCACTAAATCTGTGTCTTTCAAGTTGATCAGTCGTACCAACTCAAACAATC TTTTAGNTTCNGCTGGGAAAGTTGGAAAGNAAACNTATNTGGAAAANAATATTTCTGTGTNACGAACNTNGGGAGAGAGAGNGGaggaatttgatatttattttgaatgggATGATNAAGAAATGGGAATTCCAGGAGCATTTTACGTAAAAAGCCTAATGGATCAGGAGTTTTTACTTGTTAGTGTGACTCTTGAATATCCAACTCAAAGAAATGAGCACGACCATAACCACGACCAGAACTATATTCACTTTGACTGTAACTCCTGGGTTTACAACCATAAGTTTTACAAGACGGATCGCATTTTCTTTGCTAACATT CCATATCTTCCTGCTAAGACACCGGAGCAATTAAAAGCTTACagagaagaagagttgaagaatTTAAGGGGAGATGGAAAAGGAAAGCGTGAGAAATGGGATAGGATTTATGATTATGATGTCTATAATGATCTGGGCTTTCTTGAAAGCGATGGACCACAAGATCACCCAGTTCTTGGAGGTCTCAAATATCCCTACCCTCGTAGGCTTAGGACGGGGAGACCCCTCATCGAAAGAAATG GAGAAGAATACGAGGTACCAGACGAGGTTAATTATGTGCCAAGAGATGAATATTTCAGTCAGGAGAAGACTGTAGAATTCCTTTCATTAGGAAGGACAAATTTAGCTGCAAGAGTCGAACCTTTGCtcctttctttatatttaaagatcACATCAAATGAATTTAATGGCTTCGAAGAAGTGGATAAAATGTATGAAGGTGGAGTTGGTCTGCCTCTCTCTATCACTGCCAACGGTACCCCGAGTGTCATTGATTTCCCAACACCCGGTGTAATTAAAG AAAGCAAGTTTGCATGGAATACTGATGAAGAGTTCGCAAGAGAGATGATTGCCGGTGTAAACCCTGCTGTAATTCGCCTTCTTAAA AAGGAGGAGCTCGCATTGCCAGGGAACAAATCACGAAGTACAGTAACAAAAGAAACTTTGGAGATTAACATGAATGGGGTCAAAGTAGACGAG GCATTTGCTGATAGGAGATTATTCATATTGGATTACTATGACGCATTCATGGCGTATTTGACGAAGATAAATGAGCTTCCTTCTGCAAAGGCTTATGCCACCAGGACATTCTTGTTCTTGAAAGATGATGGGACATTGAAACCACTTGCTATTGAATTAAGCAAGCCACATGATCATCCGAATGTCGAGACTAGAGTGGTGCTGCCTGCAGATAAAGGTGTTGAAAGTACAATTTGGCAACTGGCCAAAGCTCATGTTACTGTAAATGACACCAACTATCATCAAGTCATTAGCCACTG GTTACATACTCATGCAGTGATGGAGCCATTTGCCATAGCAACACACAGGAATCTCAGTGTACTTCACCCCATTTATAAACTCCTTCATCCTCACTTCCGTGACACATTAAATATCAATTCACTTGCCAGGAAATCCCTAATTAATGCGGGTAGCATTATAGAGCAATCTTTTTTGCCTGGACCGTATTCTATGGAGATGTCTTCTGCTGTATACAAGAATTGGGTTTTCTCTGAGCAAGCTTTACCAAAGGATCTCATCAAAAG AGGGTTGGCGGTTGAGGATATCACTGCCCCTCATGGCCTTAGACTTGCGATAGACGATTATCCTTATGCTGTTGATGGACTAGAAATATGGAATGCTACTAAGAAGTGGGTACAGGAGTATGTGTATCTGTACTATTCAGAAGAGGGAGCAGTTCAAGGAGATACTGAATTGCAAGCATGGTGGAAGGAAGCTGTGGAGAAGGGTCATGCTGACTTAAAAGCAGATCTATGGCCTAAAATGGATACTTCTAATGATCTGGTGGAGATTTGCACTACCATTATATGGATTGCTTCAGCTCTTCATGCCGCTGTTAATTTTGGACAGTATCCTTATGGTGGTTATATCATGAACCGTCCTACACAAAGCCGAAGATGGATCCCAGAAGCAGGAACTGAAGAGTATGATGAGATGACCAAGAATCCTCAAGAAGCTTTTCTGAAAACAATTACTCCAAAGTACCAGACTGTTATGGCTCTTACTGTGATGGAGCTACTATCAACGCATGCTACGGACGAGGTATATCTTGGACAAAGGAACAGTCTGAATTGGACTGGTGatgaaaatgcaaaagaaatatttgaagaatttaCAGGAAACCTAGcaaaaattgagaaagaaatCTCGGACAGGAACGACAACGAAGAACTCAGAAACCGAACCGGACCAATCAAATTGCCTTATACTGTGCTTCTTCCTAACAGTGAACCGGGGATGACTTTCAGAGGAATCCCTAACAGTGTCTCTATCTAA
- the LOC106773084 gene encoding seed linoleate 9S-lipoxygenase-like: MSLIIVEKKGPIVERKKLVKGRVVLIRKNVVQTMSAVQGLFATGKTIIDSSSQLDFTKSVSFKLISRTNSNNILXSAGKVGKXTYXEXNISVXRTXGERXEEFDIYFEWDDXEMGIPGAFYVKSLMDXEFLLVSVTLEYPTQRNEHDHNHDQNYIHFDCNSWVYNHKFYKTDRIFFANIPYLPGKTPEQLKAYREEELKNLRGDRKGKREKWDRIYDYDVYNDLGFLESDGPKDHPVLGGLKYPYPRRLRTGRPVIERNGEEYEVPGEVNYVPRDEDFSQEKTLEFLSLGRTNLAARVEPLLLSLYLKITSNEFNGFEEVDKMYEGGVDLPLSITANGTPSVITGKGTPTVIDFPIPAVIKESKFAWMTDEEFAREMIAGVNPAVIRLLKKEELALPGNKSRSTVTKETLEINMNGVKVDEAFADRRLFILDYYDAFMAYLTKINELPSAKAYATRTFLFLKDDGTLKPLAIELSKPHDHPNVETRVVLPADKGVESTIWQLAKAHVTVNDTNYHQVISHWLHTHAVMEPFAIATHRNLSVLHPIYKLLHPHFRDTLNINSLARKSLINAGSIIEQSFLPGPYSMEMTSAVYKSWVFTDQALPKDLIKRGLAVEDITAPHGLRLAIEDYPYAVDGLEIWNATKKWVQEYLYLYYSEEGAVQGDTELQAWWKEAVEKGHGDLKADLWPKMHTSNDLVEICTTIIWIASALHASVNFGQYPYGGYIMNRPTQSRRWIPEAGTEEYDEMSKNPQEAFLKTITPKYQTVMDLTVMELLSTHASDEVYLGQRNSLNWTADQHAKEIFQEFTENLAKIEKEISVRNNNKELKNRTGPIKLPYTVFLPNSEPGMTFRGIPNSVSI, translated from the exons ATGAGTCTAATAATAGTGGAAAAGAAGGGACCAATAGTGGAAAGGAAGAAGTTGGTGAAAGGGAGGGTGGTATTGATCCggaaaaatgttgttcaaaccATGAGCGCTGTCCAGGGTCTCTTTGCCACTGGCAAAACCATCATTGACTCATCATCCCAACTTGATTTCACTAAATCTGTGTCTTTCAAGTTGATCAGTCGTACCAACTCAAACAACA TTTTAGNTTCNGCTGGGAAAGTTGGAAAGNAAACNTATNTGGAAAANAATATTTCTGTGTNACGAACNTNGGGAGAGAGAGNGGaggaatttgatatttattttgaatgggATGATNAAGAAATGGGAATTCCAGGAGCATTTTACGTAAAAAGCCTAATGGATNANGAGTTTTTACTTGTTAGTGTGACTCTTGAATATCCAACTCAAAGAAATGAGCACGACCATAACCACGACCAGAACTATATTCACTTTGACTGTAACTCCTGGGTTTACAACCATAAGTTTTACAAAACGGATCGCATTTTCTTTGCCAACATT CCATATCTTCCTGGTAAGACACCGGAGCAATTAAAAGCGTACagagaagaagagttgaagaatTTAAGGGGAGATAGAAAAGGAAAGCGTGAGAAATGGGATAGGATTTATGATTATGATGTGTATAATGATCTGGGCTTTCTTGAAAGCGATGGACCAAAAGATCACCCAGTTCTTGGAGGTCTCAAATATCCCTACCCTCGTAGGCTTAGGACGGGGAGACCCGTCATCGAAAGAAATG GTGAAGAATACGAGGTACCAGGCGAGGTTAATTATGTGCCAAGAGATGAAGATTTCAGTCAGGAGAAGACTTTAGAATTCCTTTCATTAGGAAGGACAAATTTAGCTGCAAGAGTCGAACCTTTGCtcctttctttatatttaaagatcACATCAAATGAATTTAATGGCTTCGAAGAAGTGGATAAAATGTATGAAGGTGGAGTTGATCTGCCTCTGTCTATCACTGCCAACGGTACGCCGAGTGTTATCACTGGCAAAGGTACTCCGACTGTCATTGACTTCCCAATACCCGCTGTAATTAAAG AAAGCAAGTTTGCATGGATGACTGATGAAGAGTTTGCAAGAGAGATGATTGCCGGTGTAAACCCTGCTGTAATTCGCCTTCTTAAA AAGGAGGAGCTCGCATTGCCAGGGAACAAATCACGAAGTACAGTAACAAAAGAAACTTTGGAGATTAACATGAATGGGGTCAAAGTAGACGAG GCATTTGCTGATAGGAGATTGTTCATATTGGATTACTATGACGCATTCATGGCGTATTTGACGAAGATAAATGAGCTTCCTTCTGCAAAGGCTTATGCCACCAGGACATTCTTGTTCTTGAAAGATGATGGGACATTGAAACCACTTGCTATTGAATTAAGCAAGCCACATGATCATCCGAATGTCGAGACTAGAGTGGTGCTGCCTGCAGATAAAGGTGTTGAAAGTACAATTTGGCAACTGGCCAAAGCTCATGTTACTGTAAATGACACCAACTATCATCAAGTCATTAGCCACTG GTTACATACTCATGCAGTGATGGAGCCATTTGCCATAGCAACACACAGGAATCTCAGTGTACTTCACCCCATTTATAAACTCCTTCATCCTCACTTCCGTGACACATTAAATATCAATTCACTTGCCAGGAAATCCCTAATTAATGCGGGTAGCATTATAGAGCAATCTTTTTTGCCTGGACCGTATTCAATGGAGATGACTTCTGCTGTATACAAGAGTTGGGTTTTCACTGACCAAGCTTTACCAAAGGATCTCATCAAAAG AGGGTTGGCGGTTGAGGATATCACTGCCCCTCATGGCCTTAGACTTGCGATAGAGGACTATCCTTATGCTGTTGATGGACTAGAAATATGGAATGCTACTAAGAAGTGGGTACAAGAGTATTTGTATCTGTACTATTCAGAAGAGGGGGCAGTTCAAGGAGATACTGAATTGCAAGCATGGTGGAAGGAAGCTGTGGAGAAGGGTCATGGTGACTTAAAAGCAGATCTATGGCCAAAAATGCATACTTCTAATGATCTGGTGGAGATTTGCACTACCATTATATGGATTGCTTCAGCTCTTCATGCCTCTGTTAATTTTGGACAGTATCCTTATGGAGGTTATATCATGAACCGTCCTACACAAAGCCGAAGATGGATCCCAGAAGCAGGAACTGAAGAGTATGATGAGATGAGCAAGAATCCTCAAGAAGCTTTTCTGAAAACAATTACTCCAAAGTATCAGACTGTTATGGATCTTACAGTGATGGAGCTACTATCAACGCATGCTTCGGACGAGGTATATCTTGGACAAAGGAACAGTCTGAATTGGACTGCTGATCAACATGCAAAAGAAATATTTCAAGAATTTACAGAAAACCTAGcaaaaattgagaaagaaatCTCGGTCAGGAACAACAACAAAGAACTCAAAAACCGAACCGGACCAATCAAATTGCCTTACACTGTGTTTCTTCCTAACAGTGAACCAGGGATGACTTTCAGAGGAATCCCTAACAGTGTCTCTATCTAA
- the LOC106773085 gene encoding seed linoleate 9S-lipoxygenase-like produces the protein MSSIVEKKELVKGRVVLIRKSVVQTISSVQGLVATGVKIINDSPELDITKSVSFKLISRTKSENACSLAGKVGKVAYLENNVSVLRTLKETREEFDIYFEWDDXDMGTPGAFYVTNKMNEEFFLVSVTIEYPSEHDKNNIIHXDCNSWVHNDKRSEXGRIFFANIPYLPDKTPVQLQAYREEELKNLRGDGTGKREKWDRIYDYDVYNDLGFLDSDGQQDHPVLGGLKYPYPRRVRTGRNVIHNNKNGGNYEEQAEVYYVPRDENFSDEKTAEFFQLSKKALGGSVEPLLLSLYLKTTSNEFNGFEEVLKMYEGGVNLPLSITGNGNPSVLDFPTPDVIKESKFAWMTDEEFAREMIAGVNPLVIRLLRNDDLISLEQQLCNCIQHSTVETKEILEKNMNEMTLDEAFDKKRLFILDYYDAFMAYLTKINELPSAKAYATRTFLFLQDDGTLKPLVIELSKPHQCPCCGQWNVETRLELPADKGVDGIIWLLAKAHVVVNDTNYHQLISHWLHTHAVIEPFAISTNRNLSVLHPIYKLLHPHFRDTININSLARKSLISAGSVIEQTFLPGPYSMEMSSAIYEKWVFADQALPKDLINRGLAFEDDANDLKLVIEDYPYAVDGLEIWNATKLWVQDYVALYYSDDQAIKGDTELQEWWKEVVEKGHGDLKAQKGHGDLKAQWCEMLTSQDLVETCTTIIWIASALHAAVNFGQYPYGYIMNRPTQSRKWIPKPGTEEYDEMTKNPQEAFLKTITPKYQTVVDLSVMELLSTHASDEVYLGQRNSLDWTAHQEAKVLFKRFTDDLEKIEKKISDRNNTEGLKNRTGPVKLPYTLLLPTSKPGMTFRGIPNSISI, from the exons ATGAGTTCAATAGTGGAAAAGAAAGAGTTGGTGAAGGGGAGAGTGGTGTTGATACGGAAGAGTGTGGTTCAAACCATAAGCAGTGTTCAGGGTCTTGTTGCCACTGGCGTCAAGATAATTAACGACTCACCCGAACTTGATATCACTAAGTCTGTGTCTTTCAAATTGATTAGTCGTACCAAGTCAGAGAATG CTTGTAGTTTGGCTGGGAAAGTTGGAAAGGTTGCCTATTTGGAGAATAATGTTTCTGTGTTACGAACTTTGAAAGAGACGCGGGaagaatttgatatttattttgaatgggATGATNAAGATATGGGAACTCCAGGTGCATTTTATGTAACAAACAAAATGAATGAAGAGTTCTTCCTAGTTAGTGTCACTATTGAATATCCAAGTGAACACGACAAGAACAATATTATTCACTTNGACTGTAATTCCTGGGTTCACAACGATAAGCGTAGCGAAANAGGTCGCATATTCTTCGCCAACATT CCATATCTTCCTGATAAGACACCGGTGCAATTACAAGCGTACagagaagaagagttgaagaatTTAAGGGGGGATGGAACTGGAAAGCGTGAGAAATGGGATAGGATTTATGATTATGATGTATATAATGATCTGGGATTTCTTGACAGCGATGGACAACAAGATCACCCAGTTCTTGGAGGCCTCAAATATCCCTACCCTCGTAGGGTTAGGACTGGGAGAAACGTTatccacaacaacaaaaatg GTGGTAACTACGAGGAGCAAGCTGAGGTTTATTATGTGCCAAGAGATGAAAATTTCAGTGACGAGAAGACTGCAGAATTCTTTCAATTATCAAAGAAAGCTTTAGGTGGAAGCGTCGAACCTTTGCTCCTATCTTTGTATTTAAAGACCACCTCAAATGAATTTAATGGCTTCGAAGAAGTGCTGAAAATGTATGAAGGTGGAGTTAATCTGCCTCTATCTATCACTGGAAACGGTAATCCAAGTGTCCTTGACTTCCCAACTCCTGATGTAATCAAAG AGAGCAAGTTTGCATGGAtgactgatgaagaatttgcAAGAGAGATGATTGCCGGTGTAAACCCTCTTGTAATTCGGCTTCTTAGA AATGATGACCTTATATCATTGGAGCAACAACTTTGCAACTGTATTCAACACAGTACAgtagaaacaaaagaaatattggaGAAAAACATGAACGAGATGACACTAGATGAG GCATTTGATAAGAAGAGATTGTTCATATTGGATTACTATGACGCATTCATGGCGTATTTGACGAAGATAAATGAACTTCCTTCTGCAAAGGCTTATGCCACCAGGACATTCTTGTTCTTACAAGATGACGGCACATTGAAACCACTTGTTATTGAATTAAGCAAGCCACATCAATGTCCATGTTGTGGTCAATGGAATGTCGAGACCAGATTGGAGCTGCCTGCAGACAAAGGTGTCGACGGTATAATTTGGTTATTGGCCAAAGCTCATGTTGTTGTAAATGACACCAACTATCATCAGCTCATAAGCCACTG GTTACATACTCACGCAGTGATTGAGCCATTTGCCATATCAACAAACAGGAATCTCAGTGTACTTCACCCCATTTACAAACTCCTTCATCCTCACTTCCGTGACACCATAAATATAAACTCACTTGCCAGGAAGTCCCTAATTAGTGCAGGTAGCGTTATAGAGCAAACTTTTTTGCCTGGACCATATTCTATGGAGATGTCTTCTGCTATATACGAGAAATGGGTTTTCGCTGACCAAGCATTACCAAAGGATCTCATCAATAG AGGTTTGGCGTTTGAGGATGACGCTAACGACCTTAAGCTAGTGATAGAGGACTATCCTTACGCTGTTGATGGACTAGAAATATGGAATGCTACTAAGCTCTGGGTACAAGACTATGTCGCTCTGTATTATTCGGACGATCAGGCAATTAAAGGAGATACTGAATTGCAAGAATGGTGGAAGGAAGTTGTGGAGAAGGGTCATGGTGACTTAAAAGCACAAAAGGGTCATGGTGACTTAAAAGCACAATGGTGTGAAATGCTTACTTCTCAAGATCTGGTTGAGACTTGCACTACCATTATATGGATTGCTTCAGCTCTTCACGCCGCTGTTAATTTTGGACAGTATCCTTATGGTTATATAATGAACCGTCCTACACAAAGCCGAAAATGGATCCCAAAACCAGGAACTGAAGAGTATGATGAGATGACCAAGAATCCTCAAGAAGCTTTTCTGAAAACAATTACTCCAAAGTACCAGACCGTTGTTGATCTTTCAGTAATGGAGCTACTATCAACCCATGCTTCAGACGAGGTGTATCTTGGACAAAGGAACAGTCTAGATTGGACTGCTCATCAAGAAGCAAAAGTTTTGTTTAAAAGATTTACAGATGACTtggaaaaaattgagaaaaaaatctCAGACAGGAACAACACTGAAGGACTTAAAAATCGTACTGGACCAGTCAAATTGCCCTACACTCTGCTTCTTCCCACCAGTAAACCAGGGATGACTTTTAGAGGAATCCCTAACAGTATCTCTATCTAA